Proteins co-encoded in one Myripristis murdjan chromosome 4, fMyrMur1.1, whole genome shotgun sequence genomic window:
- the erich3 gene encoding glutamate-rich protein 3: MSHLSPGLISAYNSLTDKHLTGYFNNTRIRRHLQRVGLITRSGRIVPDKEYRHKLLQRAHQRHVRECLAQAIFHKVLEMERLHQIEIKRKLEEFARRERVHRIKVERSKRYEEDIIRILSPRPPTGPRGVRAQHSGPEGEHSESSESPGSSRPNTAPGKMQRPVRLKPIHSNSTTASHRRSSPYRHHESSNEAELPFNCTMDKESRRRLTMTEFSRGVSPYCLPVINNFVTPVPPTTKRKERGVKVTTSGTLRGRRLRPTTAPGGPDVNEESPLLRSAVPQSRVCVNMVYFGKAVHLSHDLADMRDEVKVFQQHCGGENLCVYKGKLREGESFQFVSRRHRGFPFSLTFFLNGLQVERLSSCCEFKHRKGSRLGGRHGHFGVSGVEAASPCYKCIIAMGLDKKPTPPPKRVKEDEVKELTTASLIEPPKDVVEMEREGAEKDSASCQESESSHAQDMETEVKEDLPPEEDKVRDDYEEDFEADDEGPVEDETKEQKSVSPSSDKERQDKEKDASESEDDDKDEDRKSHSASSVSGSDREESDVEDSKDVKEEQTAERSEDHEEDAQEVDQEETPAPPAETDKSNTEDDKDDKASESVSPIPPHAATAAKDLEMQDSPGDSTGCTELEVSDATVPSGNEGKGNDDVPGDEPGKEDEKRVDECKQEEEPERAKSVQEKLAEAILKETQCSSEPELSDTSTEEEEESTQTGSQQNNKDAVPEKSVTFTEQQQTHTEEMKHEEIAVDAAEVVEDHGEVTSELKDKEDETEPEPHENGDSARDDTGNKDMDVEKAASEIDKGENTEHKDALEESEQTDASPCPESAEKMAEDRSSEPQEDEPAKCTDAEAAEKEQEKEQEEENVPAEADTQPDEKEQGAKSNEEDESSASELNKITDETTAPDNTEVAAVTASEMVEMKAEALEEQNALSCEEAPVTDSERQGQEESTAGGTEAEVAAENSSKIQSMDESETTVHAGNTADTSETKAEDEPSTADIKEEAAEEASGAEVCMDEDGKQESDKDNQINGQEEEEIEKADEVNTEEDKEEKMICDNNTEDKQENLDEIIAADNTEEREDTGQDKTEEEGADESKAEESMMEDEENAAMRNEDDVNAANSQEEAKAEPLEERCDNEDEAKDEEKGDEAEKTEKGEDDSKVESSSCVNDDIEESEEKTAKTEKSVEAEEISEVTEEREKIAEENADKDEETVKNIVESEDVGECEAVEEAHVTETEDKAEEITDNVVESGDVQKESEKENNNSEKGEVDSENGETATGAENKTQADDAESPTQDINETKTEDCAEDETKTTELTQDQTKTEDCAEEETKSTELTQDQTKTEQAEEEGTEAQKTVEPSNIETGESSEGHEEKREDDTTDQAPDVHLESTSKTEDDGVENQEEPSQGDLEPVTSGMEFKEESKLDDVNADIKDTEAEEMKEHAGINTEPTDQDTAIENEDRGSDMSAKNVHNSFKEVILVSSGYQAQISEPVAVESDSTAHKIDEEKVESNASCDSKVDKSSKTDENAAGDHQSAVDGENGADTEEASKPSEEGASVLLKPQATETEKNGVTPEALESEDNTDLVTNWVNIHQASKFFEKFVEPLDDLKGLTLDNTAKVSNNNTTATESTNGTELSRSESPVKMLGMSEQGAADGADAEASEKEPTPNYENESGDNTKVEAIQSDLRSNHSKEDEPCESEPTKDTLQMKEETEDTALIPITEAEQNGEESATHLVKEDASLEEQRAGTSGSHEDDKVQDAATQRSTDQTDICKTEMESIAGSHHSAAIVRPESVTENPKEEKATEDDPGLNDKQTAVEEIKDLLSSSITEEHQEGSERSSKLVSADMTAAEPEGTKEPLEEGEKETTDITEVTDLTTSKSDDGSQEESPSGEIKPSLSEQSLPGDKKDIQLIEDIKHTLSKDRLSTFSMEETLFGHSSYPLLTTARTENGH, translated from the exons ATGAGTCACCTCAGCCCAGG ACTTATTTCAGCCTACAACAGTCTCACAGACAAACATCTCACTGGATACTTCAACAACACTCGGATCAGGAGGCATCTGCAGAGGGTGGGACTG ATAACCAGGAGTGGGCGGATTGTTCCAGACAAGGAGTACAGACACAAGCTGCTCCAGAGAGCCCACCAGAGGCACGTTCGAGAATGCCTGGCTCAGGCCATCTTCCACAAGGTGCTGGAAATGGAG CGTCTCCATCAAATAGAAATCAAACGGAAATTGGAGGAGTTTgcaaggagagaaagagtgcaCAGGATCAAG GTGGAGCGCTCCAAAAGGTATGAAGAGGACATCATCCGCATCTTGTCTCCACGGCCGCCCACGGGCCCCAGGGGGGTGCGAGCACAGCACTCTGGGCCGGAGGGGGAGCACTCTGAGTCCTCCGAGTCT ccCGGCTCGTCTCGACCCAACACTGCCCCGGGGAAAATGCAGAGGCCGGTGCGCTTGAAGCCCATCCATAGTAACAGCACCACGGCTTCCCACAGACGCAGCTCCCCTTACAGACACCATGAGTCCTCTAATGAGGCCGAGCTGCCATTCAACTGCACT atgGACAAAGAGTCCAGGAGGCGTTTGACCATGACGGAGTTCTCCCGTGGCGTGTCGCCCTACTGTCTCCCAGTCATCAATAACTTTGTCACCCCGGTGCCTCCAACCAccaagaggaaagagaggggtgTAAAGGTCACCACCAGCGGCACCCTCAGGGGCCGTAGACTGCGGCCTACCACCGCCCCCGGTGGACCTGACGTCAATGAG GAATCCCCCTTGCTGCGGAGCGCTGTGCcccagagcagagtgtgtgtcaaCATGGTTTACTTTGGCAAAGCGGTGCACCTTTCTCACGACCTGGCTGACATGAGGGACGAGGTCAAAGTGTTTCAGCAACACTGTGGAGGAgagaacctgtgtgtgtacaaggGCAAGCTGCGTGAGGGAG AAAGTTTCCAGTTTGTGTCGCGACGGCACCGCGGCTTCCCCTTCAGCTTGACGTTCTTCCTGAATGGGCTCCAGGTGGAGCGGCTCAGCTCCTGCTGTGAGTTCAAACACAGGAAGGGCTCCCGGCTCGGCGGCAGGCACGGACACTTTGGTGTCTCCGGCGTCGAGGCGGCCTCACCCTGCTACAA GTGCATCATAGCAATGGGGTTGGACAAAAAGCCCACACCTCCACCAAAAAGGGTCAAAGAGGATGAGGTGAAAGAGCTGACAACAGCCAGCCTCATAGAACCCCCCAAGGATGTTgtagagatggagagggagggggctgAGAAAGACTCTGCCTCCTGCCAAGAGTCTGAAAGCAGCCATGCTCAGGACATGGAGACAGAAGTCAAAGAAGACTTACCACCTGAGGAGGACAAAGTCCGCGATG ATTACGAGGAGGACTTTGAAGCGGACGATGAGGGCCCAGTAGAGGATGAGACAAAAGAACAGAAATCGGTGTCTCCCTCCAGCGACAAAGAAAGGCAGGATAAAGAGAAAGACGCCTCTgagagtgaagatgatgacaaggATG AGGACAGGAAGTCTCATTCAGCCTCCAGCGTCTCGGGCAGTGACAGGGAGGAGAGTGATGTTGAGGACAGCAAAGACGTCAAAGAGGAGCAGACAGCAGAGCGATCTGAAGACCACGAGGAAGATGCCCAAGAGGTTGATCAGGAAGAAACCCCTGCTCCTCCAGCGGAAACAGACAAATCGAATACAGAAGACGACAAGGACGACAAGGCTTCTGAGAGCGTCTCCCCCATCCCACCTCACGCTGCCACCGCAGCCAAGGACTTAGAAATGCAGGACAGCCCCGGGGACAGCACGGGATGTACAGAGTTAGAGGTCTCAGATGCCACTGTTCCCTCAGGGAACGAGGGCAAAGGAAACGATGACGTCCCAGGAGACGAGCCGGGAAAGGAGGATGAGAAAAGGGTAGATGAGTgcaaacaggaggaggaaccCGAGAGAG CCAAGTCTGTGCAGGAGAAGCTGGCAGAGGCCATTTTGAAGGAGACCCAGTGCAGCTCTGAGCCAGAGCTGAGTGACACCAgcactgaggaggaagaggagtccacacagacaggcagtcaaCAGAACAATAAAG ATGCGGTTCCAGAGAAATCAGTGACATTTACAGAGCAGCAACAGACCCACACAGAAGAGATGAAACATGAGGAAATTGCGGTTGATGCAGCTGAAGTGGTAGAGGATCACGGAGAAGTGACATCTGAGCTGAAGGATAAGGAGGACGAAACTGAACCAGAGCCTCATGAGAATGGTGATAGCGCCAGAGATGACACGGGAAATAAAGATATGGACGTTGAAAAGGCTGCATCAGAGATAGAtaagggagaaaacacagagcacaagGATGCATTAGAGGAGAGTGAACAGACAGATGCATCTCCATGTCCTGAATCAGCAGAGAAAATGGCAGAAGACAGGAGTTCAGAACCTCAAGAAGATGAACCAGCTAAATGCACTGATGCTGAGGCTGcagagaaagagcaggaaaaggagcaggaggaggagaatgtcCCAGCGGAGGCTGACACACAGCCTGATGAAAAAGAGCAAGGGGCAAAAAGCAACGAAGAGGATGAGTCATCAGCATCAGAACTGAATAAAATAACTGATGAAACAACCGCGCCAGATAATACAGAAGTGGCGGCGGTAACAGCAAGTGAGATGGTGGAGATGAAAGCGGAGGCCTTGGAGGAGCAAAATGCCCTCAGCTGTGAAGAGGCACCTGTAACTGACTCAGAGAGGCAGGGACAGGAGGAGTCCACAGCTGGAGGAACAGAGGCAGAAGTCGCAGCTGAGAATTCGAGCAAAATTCAATCAATGGATGAAAGTGAAACCACAGTTCACGCTGGGAACACAGCAGATACAAGTGAGACAAAAGCTGAAGATGAGCCCAGTACAGCTGATATCAaagaggaggcagcagaggaggctTCAGGAGCTGAGGTTTGTATGGATGAAGATGGAAAACAAGAGAGTGATAAAGATAATCAAATAAATGgtcaggaagaagaggaaatagAAAAAGCTGATGAAGTAAACACAGAAGAGGATAAAGAAGAGAAGATGATATGTGACAATAATACTGAAGATAAACAGGAAAATCTAGACGAGATAATAGCAGCAGACAatacagaggaaagagaagacaCTGGACAAGataagacagaggaggaaggggctGATGAGAGTAAGGCAGAAGAAAGCATGAtggaggatgaagaaaatgcaGCAATGAGGAATGAAGATGATGTCAATGCTGCAAATTCACAAGAGGAGGCAAAAGCAGAGCCCCTGGAAGAAAGGTGTGATAATGAAGATGAAGCCAAAGACGAAGAGAAGGGCGATGAagcagaaaagacagagaaaggtgAGGATGACAGCAAAGTtgagagcagcagctgtgttAATGATGATATAGAAGAATCTGAAGAAAAGACAGCTAAAACTGAGAAGTCTGTAGAGGCTGAAGAAATATCAGAGGTTACTGAAGAACGAGAGAAAATTGCAGAGGAAAACGCAGATAAAGATGAAGAGACAGTTAAAAATATTGTTGAATCAGAGGATGTAGGTGAATGTGAAGCTGTAGAGGAAGCACATGTGACTGAAACTGAAGACAAAGCTGAGGAGATCACAGACAATGTGGTGGAGTCTGGCGATGTccagaaagaaagtgaaaaagaaaacaacaacagtgagaAGGGTGAGGTTGATAGTGAAAATGGAGAGACTGCTACAGGAGCTGAGAATAAAACCCAGGCAGATGACGCAGAGTCTCCAACCCAAGACataaatgagacaaaaacagaggatTGTGCTGAGgatgagacaaaaacaacagagctTACCCAAGaccagacaaaaacagaggatTGCGCCGAGGAGGAGACAAAATCAACAGAGCTTACCCAAGaccagacaaaaacagagcaagCTGAAGAAGAGGGCACAGAGGCACAGAAAACTGTGGAACCCAGTAACATCGAGACCGGAGAAAGTTCTGAGGGCCATGAGGAGAAACGTGAAGATGACACGACTGATCAAGCCCCTGATGTCCACTTGGAAAGCACGTCTAAGACAGAGGATGACGGTGTGGAAAACCAAGAGGAGCCCTCTCAAGGAGACTTGGAGCCAGTGACATCTGGTATGGAGTTCAAAGAGGAATCAAAACTTGATGATGTTAATGCAGACATAAAAGACACAGAGGCTGAGGAAATGAAAGAACATGCTGGCATAAATACTGAGCCAACAGACCAAGACACTGCCATagaaaatgaagacagaggTTCGGATATGAGCGCCAAGAATGTCCATAATAGTTTCAAAGAGGTGATACTTGTCTCTTCTGGGTATCAGGCCCAGATCTCAGAACCTGTAGCTGTTGAGTCAGACAGCACAGCTCACAAAATAGATGAAGAGAAAGTGGAATCCAACGCATCTTGTGACTCAAAGGTTGACAAAAGCTCCAAAACTGATGAAAATGCTGCTGGCGACCACCAGTCTGCTGTGGATGGAGAAAATGGAGCAGATACAGAGGAAGCAAGCAAGCCATCAGAGGAAGGAGCAAGTGTGTTGCTCAAACCACAA GCTactgaaactgagaaaaatggtGTAACTCCAGAGGCTTTAGAAAGTGAAGACAACACAGATTTAGTCACCAACTGGGTAAACATCCATCAGGCATCAAAGTTCTTTGAGAAATTTGTTGAACCTTTGGATGACTTAAAGGGGTTGACTTTAGATAACACAGCCAAAGTATCAAACAATAATACAACAGCGACAGAATCTACAAATGGGACAGAGCTATCAAGATCAGAGAGTCCAGTTAAAATGTTGGGGATGTCTGAGCAGGGAGCTGCTGATGGTGCCGATGCTGAAGCCTCAGAAAAAGAGCCTACACCAAATTATGAAAATGAGTCTGGGGACAATACCAAAGTGGAGGCCATACAATCAGATCTCAGGAGCAATCACTCCAAAGAAGATGAACCTTGTGAAAGTGAACCCACCAAAGATACACTGCAAATGAAGGAGGAAACTGAGGACACGGCCTTAATACCCATTACAGAGGCAGAGCAAAATGGTGAGGAGTCTGCAACTCACCTAGTAAAGGAAGATGCAAGCTTAGAGGAGCAAAGAGCAGGGACTAGTGGATCTCATGAAGATGACAAGGTTCAAGatgcagcaacacaaagaaGCACTGACCAAACTGATATTTGCAAAACTGAGATGGAAAGCATTGCAGGTAGCCATCATTCAGCAGCCATTGTCAGACCTGAGAGTGTCACTGAGAACCCAAAAGAGGAGAAAGCAACTGAAGATGATCCAGGGTTGAATGACAAGCAAACAGCAGTTGAAGAGATAAAAGATCTCCTATCATCTTCCATAACTGAAGAGCATCAGGAGGGTTCAGAGAGGTCTTCCAAACTGGTTTCTGCTGATATGACGGCAGCTGAACCTGAAGGTACCAAAGAACCATTggaagaaggggaaaaagaaacGACAGACATCACAGAGGTAACAGATCTTACAACTTCCAAGTCAGACGATGGTAGCCAAGAGGAGTCCCCAAGTGGAGAGATCAAACCCAGTCTGTCAGAACAGAGCCTTCCTGGAGACAAAAAGGACATACAGCTGATTGAAGACATTAAACACACTCTCAGTAAAGACCGGTTGAGCACTTTCTCAATGGAGGAGACATTGTTTGGCCACAGTTCATATCCTTTGCTGACAACTGCACGGACAGAAAATGGCCATTAA